Genomic window (Streptosporangium brasiliense):
AGCTGGCGTCGGCCATGCCGACCTCCGGCAGCGCCTACACCTTCACCTACGTCATCTTCGGCGAGGTGTGGGCCTGGATCGTCGGCTGGGCGCTGGTGATGGAGCTGCTGCTGGCCACCGCGGTGGTGGCCCGGGCCTGGTCCCTCTACGCCGCCCAGATGCTCGCCGACCTCGGCGTGCGCCTGCCCGGCCCGCTGACCAAGATCACCGGCCAGGCCGAGGGCTTCGACCTGTTCGCACTGTTCATCCTGGTGGCGCTGACGGCCGTGGTGGCGCTGGGCGCCCGGGTCGGCCTGCGCACCCTGTGGATCATCGTGGTCGCCAAGCTGCTGGCCGTCGGCGCGGTCATCGTGGTCGGCGCCAAGCACTTCGACCAGCACAACCTCTCGACCATCCCGGTCCCGGCGGCCCCCGTCGAGACGGCCGCCGACACCCTGCACTCGCCGCTGCTGGGCATCCTCTTCGGCCAGACGAGCGCGTTCGGCTGGTTCGGCATCTTCGCCGCCTCGGCGGTCATCGCCTTCGCCTACATCGGGTTCGACATCGTGGCCACCGCGGCCGAGGAGGCCGAGGACGCCCCCCGGTCGATCCCGAGGGGCATCATCCGCAGCCTGGTGATCACCACGGTGATCTACATCGCGGTCGCGGTGGTGATGGTCGGCATGACCTCCTACGACAAGATCAGCCCGAAGGCCCCGCTCGCCAACGCCTTCCGCCAGGCGGGCGAGGGCTTCATGGTGCACATCATCAACATCGGTGCGGTCCTCGGCCTCACCACGGTCGTCCTGGTGCTGATCGTCGGCCTGACCCGCGTGATGTTCTCCATGGCCCGCGACGGGCTTATCCCCCGCCCGCTGGCCAGGATCAACCGGAGCTACCACAGCCCGACCAGGGTCACCCTGCTCATCGGCGGTCTGGCGATCCTGCTGGCCGAGCTCGTGCCGGTGCTGACACTCGAACCACTGGTCGTGATCGGCACCCTGTTCGTGTTCATCGCCGTGTCCGCCGGAGTGATCAGGATGCGGCGGACGATGCCCGACCTGCCGCGCGGCTTCCGCGTCCCGCTCTCCCCCGGCGTGCCGATCGCCTCGATCGCCGCCTGCCTGTGGCTGCTGGTGAACCTGCAGGTCATCACCTGGCTGTACTTCGCCGCCTGGATGGCCTTCGGCGTGCTGGTCTACCTGGTGTACGGCAGGCGCAACAGCGTGCTCGCCGGTGTACGGCCCCCGGCGGACCCGCTCGGCCCCGAGATCCGCGGCCGGCACCGCCGCTGAGCCCCGCCGCCGAACCCCGCGGCCGAGCCTCCGGCCGGGCGCGCCGCCGAGGTCCGCCGTGGGGAAGCCCTACATCCGCCGGGCGTCGAGCACGCTCTGCAGGAACTCCCGGGTCCGGGGCTGCCGGGGCTCGGTGAAGATCTGCTCGGGGGTGCCGCGCTCCAGGAGCACGCCGCCGTCCAGGAAGCAGACGGTGTCGGCGATCTCCCGGCAGAAGCCCATCTCGTGAGTGGTCAGGATCATGGTCATCCCGCCCTCCTTGAGCTCCCGGATGATCTCCAGCACCTCCTTGACCAGCGCCGGGTCCAGCGCCGAGGTGACCTCGTCCAGCAGCATCAGGCGGGGCCGGGTGGCCAGGGCCCGGATGATGGCGGCGCGCTGCTGCTGGCCGCCGGAGAGCCGGTCGGGGTAGGCGCCCGCCTTGTCCGCCAGGCCGAACCGGGCCAGCAGCTCACGCGCCTGCTCCTCGGCCTGCTCCCGGCCGACCCCGTGCACCTTGCGCGGGGCCAGCGTGATGTTGTCCAGCACCGTCATGTGCGGGAAGAGGTTGAACGCCTGGAACACGATGCCCATGCGCCTGCGCACGTCGTCGGCGTCGGCCCGGACGTCGGTGATCTCGTCGCCGTCCAGGTGGATCGTGCCGTCGTCGACGGTCTCCAGCAGGTTCACGCAGCGCAGCAGCGTGGACTTCCCCGAGCCGGAGGCGCCGATGAGGCAGACCACCTCGTGCGCCTCGACCGACAGGTCGATCCCGCGCAGCACGCTGTGGCCGTGGTAGTTCTTCCAGACGCCCTCGATGGTCAGCAGGCTCATGGGTTCTCCTCACCCGGCGGGCCGCCGGGCCGTGGGTCGGGACTGCCGGGCCCGCCGGGCCGCCCGCCGCGCGCGTTCACTGGCCCCGCCGCCGCTGCGACCGGGCCGCCAGATAGTCGGTGAAGCGGGCCATGGGGATGGTGAGCAGGATGAACAGCAGCGCCGCGACCAGGTAGGGCGTGTAGTTGAAGGTGCTGGCGGCGTGGATCTGCGCCTGGCGCAGGGCCTCCAGCGGGCCGATGGTGGCCACCAGCGCGGTGTCCTTCTGCAGCGAGACGAAGTCGTTGAGCAGCGGCGGCACGACCCGGCGCGCGGCCTGCGGCACCACCACGTAACGCATGGTCTTGCCGTGGTTGAGGCCGAGGGACCGGGCGGCCGCCCACTGGCTCGGGTGCACCGAGTCGATGCCCGCCCGGAACACCTCGGCCACGTACGCCCCGTAGGACAGCGTGAGCGCGATGACGCCCAGCGTCGCCAGATCCGTCGGCACGCCCTGCAGGCCGAGCGCGGGCAGGCCGAAGCCGACGAGGTAGATGACCAGGATCGTGGGCACACCGCGGAAGATGTCGGTGTAGGCCACCGCGAGCGCGCGCAGCGGGAAGAACACCGGCGCCGTGAGGTTGCGGGCCAGCGCGACCAGCAGGCCCAGGATCAGGATCAGCGGCTCGGCGATAAGGAAGATCTTGACGTTGAGCAGGAACCCGCTCAGCACGTCCGGCAGCGCCTTGGCGAACTGCTCGGGGTCGAAGAACGTCTCCTGGACCCGGGGCCAGCCAGGCGAGTTGGTGAACCCCCAGACGAGCAGGACGATCAGCAGGATGGTCGAGGCGGTCGCGATCGAGCTCGACCGGATGGACCTGTTCCTGCGGAGCCGCTCCCGCTCCACCTGCCGCCCGCTCTTCACCCAGCCGGCCCGGGTCACCGTCACGGGATCACCGTTCTCCTCGGTGGGAGCCGTCACGCGATCACCGCTCTCCGGCGGGGGCGGCGCCCCGGACGGGCAGACCGCCCAGGGCACGCAGGCCGTCCCAGCCGCGCAGGCCGTCCCAGCCGCGCAGGCCGTCGCGGACGGGCAGACCGCCCAGGACGCGCAGGCCGTCACGGACAGGCAGGCCGTCGCGGACGGGCAGACCCCCCAGGGCACGCAGGCCGTCGCGGCCGCGCAGACCGTCCCGGGCCGGCGGGGCGACCGGCGCCGGCCTCAGACCGGCACCGGGGATGCTCGTCCGGCTCACTTCAGCTCCGGGGCGCCCGCGGCCGAGCCGAGCCACTCGGTCTCGATCTTGGCCAGCTCGCCGGAGGAGGTCAGCTTGTCGATCGCCTCGTTCACGCAGCCCACCAGCGGGCTCCCCTTCTCGAAGACCGCGCCGAAGACCTCGGGCGTGCCGGAGGTGGCGCCGAACTGGCCGACGATCTTGGAGTTCTCGACCTGGGCGGCGGTCACGTAGAAGGCCGTGGGCAGGTCTACCACCACCGCGTCGACCTGCTTGTTCTTCAGCGCGTTCACCGCGTCGATCTGCTCGTTGTAGACGTTCGGCTCGGCCGCCGGCTTGATGACGTCCTTGACCGCCTGCAGGGAGGTGGTGCCGACCTGCACGCCGATCTTGGCGTCCTTGAGGGCGGCCAGGTCCGTCGCGGAGGCCACCTTGGAGCCGTCCAGCGCGACCACGGCCTGCTTGACCGTGTAGTAGCCCTTGCTGAAGTCGACGACCTTGGCCCGGTCAGGGGTCACCGAGACCTGGTTGAGGTCGAAGTCGAACTGCTTGGCGCCGGGGGCGAAGGCGGAGTCGAACTTCACCGTGGCCCAGGTCACCTCGCCGGTGTCGAAGCCGAGCTGCTTGGCGACGGCGTGGGCCACCGCGCTCTCGAAGCCCTTGCCGTTGGCCGGGTCGTCGTCCTTGAACCAGGGCTCGTAGGCGGGCTTGTCGGTGCCGATGGTCAGCTTGCCCGGGGTCTTCAGCGTGAGTTGGTCCTTGGCGCAGGTGGCCGGGGCGGACGGACTCGCCTTGGCCGTCGTTTCCGAAGCCGGCGCACATGCCACGGCGGCCACCGCGAGGGCGCCGAGCGCAAGCAGCATCGAAGGACGAACCATGACAAACCTCCAAAATCAAGCAACGACTCACGAATTCTACGGACGCATGGTGACCCCGAGTGACGCAGTCTCGCTATCCGGATGCCCGTCATCTCTCCATACGGAGACCCTCCCATACGGAAAGGGCCCCTACCTGCACGGAAAGGGCCCTCCCCGCGAGCGGGAAGGGCCCTCCTCACGCATGGCCGGTCAGGCCGCGACGACCTCGATGTCGAGGGACGCGGAGACCTCCGGGTGCAGCTTGACGCTGACCCGGTGGGAGCCGAGGCTCTTGATCGCGGGAGCGATCTCGATACGGCGGCGGTCAAGCAGCGGGCCGCCGGCGGCCTTGACCGCCTCGGCGACGTCGCCCGTGGTGATGGAGCCGAAGAGCCGGCCGGACTCGCCGGCCTTCGTCTTCAGGACCACCTTCAGGGCCTTGAGCTGGCCGGCGACCTCCTGGGCGGTGCCCAGGTCGCGGATCTCGCGGGCGTCGCGGGCCTTCTTGATCGAGGCGATCTGCTTCTCGCCGCCGCGCGTCCACAGGATCGCGAAGCCGCGGGGGAGCAGGTAGTTACGGCCGTAGCCGCTCTTGACCTCGACGATGTCGCCGGGGGCGCCGAGGCCGGAGACCTCACTGGTGAGAATGAGCTTCATCTGTCCGGACCTCCTTAGCGCGCGGTGCTCATGTACGGCAGGAGCGCCATCTCACGAGCGTTCTTGATAGCGGTCGCCACGTCACGCTGGTGCTGGGTGCAGTTGCCCGTCACCCGGCGGGCACGGATCTTGCCGCGGTCGGAGATGAACTTCCGGAGCAGCGCCGTGTCCTTGTAGTCGACGTAGGAGATCTTGTCATGGCAGAACAGGCAAACCTTCTTCTTAGGCTTGCGCAGTGCCGGCTTGGCCATCGTGGTGCTCCTTTCAGAGCCCCGCCGTGCGGCGGGAATGGTCGCTGCGGATATGGACTGGGTTTCAGGATGCGGTCTCCGGCCGTCCGGACAGGACGGCCGCCCGACCTGGAGGGCTCGGCTTAGAAGGGCGGTTCGTCGCTGAAGTCGCCGCCGCCGAAGTTGCCGCCGCCCTGCTGCTGGCCGCCGCCGAAGCCGCCGCCGCCGCCACCGCCGCCGTAGTTGTTACCACCGCCGCCGTAGCCGCCCCCCTGGGGGGCGGCGGGCGCCGCGGAGGCCCACGGGTCGTTGGCGGGACCGCCGCCGAAGCCGCCGCCACCGCCACCGCCCTGACGGGCGGTCTTGTTGACCTTGGCGGTCGCGTTACGCAGGGAGGGGCCGACCTCGTCGACCTCGACCTCGTAGACCGTGCGCTTCTCGCCTTCCTTGGTCTCGTAAGACCGCTGGCGCAGCCGTCCCTGAACGATGACCCGCATGCCGCGCTGGAGGCTCTCGGCGACGTTCTCCGCCGCCTGCCGCCACACGTTGCAGGTCAGGAACAGGCCTTCGCCGTCCTTCCACTCGTTGGTCGTCTTGTCGAGGAACCGGGGAGTGGATGCGATGCGGAACCGGGCCACAGCCTGCCCCGTCGGGGTGAACCGCAGCTCCGGGTCGTCGACGAGATTGCCGACGATGGTGATCGTGGTGTCGCCTGCTGCCATGGCTAGCGCTGCCCTTCCTGCGGCCTTAGCTGGTTATCGGCTCAGAGTACGGCTGCCGCCCGACAAAATGCCGGGGATTAGTGCACGTCCGGACGCAGGACCTTGGTGCGCAGGATGCCCTCGTTGAGGTTCATCTGCCGGTCGAGCTCCTTGACCGTGGCGGGCTCAGCGGTCAGGTCGATGACGGCGTAGATGCCCTCGGGCTTCTTCGCGATGTCGTAGGACAGCCGCCGACGGCCCCACACGTCGACCTTCTCCACGGTGCCGCCGTCATTGCGGACGACCGTGAGGAACTGGTCGAGGGAAGGGGCCACCGTACGCTCATCGAGCGAAGGGTCGAGAATGACCATCATCTCGTAACGACGCATGCTGGCTTCCAACCTCCTCTGGACTCTTGCGGTCACGACACCGTGCCGTGACAGGAGGACGCTGACGTCTTCACCCCGGACGCCCATTTCGGCGGCCGTGGTGGAGGGCGGGCGATGACACGCCCCATGCAACGTAGCCGTGCCAGCCTACCAGTCTGTCAAGGGTTGGACGG
Coding sequences:
- a CDS encoding single-stranded DNA-binding protein, with product MAAGDTTITIVGNLVDDPELRFTPTGQAVARFRIASTPRFLDKTTNEWKDGEGLFLTCNVWRQAAENVAESLQRGMRVIVQGRLRQRSYETKEGEKRTVYEVEVDEVGPSLRNATAKVNKTARQGGGGGGGFGGGPANDPWASAAPAAPQGGGYGGGGNNYGGGGGGGGFGGGQQQGGGNFGGGDFSDEPPF
- a CDS encoding APC family permease, with the protein product MRRLPPSEATDRWTGARHGLPKAYGRADLIVLGVGVMIGAGIFSVAGRQAATMAGPGVILSFMIAGITSLLVAFCFAELASAMPTSGSAYTFTYVIFGEVWAWIVGWALVMELLLATAVVARAWSLYAAQMLADLGVRLPGPLTKITGQAEGFDLFALFILVALTAVVALGARVGLRTLWIIVVAKLLAVGAVIVVGAKHFDQHNLSTIPVPAAPVETAADTLHSPLLGILFGQTSAFGWFGIFAASAVIAFAYIGFDIVATAAEEAEDAPRSIPRGIIRSLVITTVIYIAVAVVMVGMTSYDKISPKAPLANAFRQAGEGFMVHIINIGAVLGLTTVVLVLIVGLTRVMFSMARDGLIPRPLARINRSYHSPTRVTLLIGGLAILLAELVPVLTLEPLVVIGTLFVFIAVSAGVIRMRRTMPDLPRGFRVPLSPGVPIASIAACLWLLVNLQVITWLYFAAWMAFGVLVYLVYGRRNSVLAGVRPPADPLGPEIRGRHRR
- a CDS encoding ABC transporter substrate-binding protein, with protein sequence MVRPSMLLALGALAVAAVACAPASETTAKASPSAPATCAKDQLTLKTPGKLTIGTDKPAYEPWFKDDDPANGKGFESAVAHAVAKQLGFDTGEVTWATVKFDSAFAPGAKQFDFDLNQVSVTPDRAKVVDFSKGYYTVKQAVVALDGSKVASATDLAALKDAKIGVQVGTTSLQAVKDVIKPAAEPNVYNEQIDAVNALKNKQVDAVVVDLPTAFYVTAAQVENSKIVGQFGATSGTPEVFGAVFEKGSPLVGCVNEAIDKLTSSGELAKIETEWLGSAAGAPELK
- a CDS encoding amino acid ABC transporter permease — its product is MTAPTEENGDPVTVTRAGWVKSGRQVERERLRRNRSIRSSSIATASTILLIVLLVWGFTNSPGWPRVQETFFDPEQFAKALPDVLSGFLLNVKIFLIAEPLILILGLLVALARNLTAPVFFPLRALAVAYTDIFRGVPTILVIYLVGFGLPALGLQGVPTDLATLGVIALTLSYGAYVAEVFRAGIDSVHPSQWAAARSLGLNHGKTMRYVVVPQAARRVVPPLLNDFVSLQKDTALVATIGPLEALRQAQIHAASTFNYTPYLVAALLFILLTIPMARFTDYLAARSQRRRGQ
- the rpsF gene encoding 30S ribosomal protein S6, producing the protein MRRYEMMVILDPSLDERTVAPSLDQFLTVVRNDGGTVEKVDVWGRRRLSYDIAKKPEGIYAVIDLTAEPATVKELDRQMNLNEGILRTKVLRPDVH
- the rplI gene encoding 50S ribosomal protein L9, whose amino-acid sequence is MKLILTSEVSGLGAPGDIVEVKSGYGRNYLLPRGFAILWTRGGEKQIASIKKARDAREIRDLGTAQEVAGQLKALKVVLKTKAGESGRLFGSITTGDVAEAVKAAGGPLLDRRRIEIAPAIKSLGSHRVSVKLHPEVSASLDIEVVAA
- the rpsR gene encoding 30S ribosomal protein S18 — encoded protein: MAKPALRKPKKKVCLFCHDKISYVDYKDTALLRKFISDRGKIRARRVTGNCTQHQRDVATAIKNAREMALLPYMSTAR
- a CDS encoding amino acid ABC transporter ATP-binding protein → MSLLTIEGVWKNYHGHSVLRGIDLSVEAHEVVCLIGASGSGKSTLLRCVNLLETVDDGTIHLDGDEITDVRADADDVRRRMGIVFQAFNLFPHMTVLDNITLAPRKVHGVGREQAEEQARELLARFGLADKAGAYPDRLSGGQQQRAAIIRALATRPRLMLLDEVTSALDPALVKEVLEIIRELKEGGMTMILTTHEMGFCREIADTVCFLDGGVLLERGTPEQIFTEPRQPRTREFLQSVLDARRM